One window of the Chlamydiifrater phoenicopteri genome contains the following:
- a CDS encoding CT583 family protein gives MKKIYEEADQFFKKSKSIVSREFSKNSENSNPEVLDSSESDKISEIFSEVEPVFSKEILLIKQLTGQIKGIQKQGVLLVGEKIFRIREILKEIGCLETSFSKWISLVFPTKSSAYNALAYYELYINLPNQVLKQKFQSIPYKTAYILASRRADIKKKISVMEIIQGMGNENAITTLNQFIPSARNGQTGDKERDPLDYLIYKKAYDLMVLIKKSPKLSTLSKKILREIFLISKNS, from the coding sequence GTGAAAAAGATATACGAAGAAGCCGATCAGTTTTTTAAAAAGAGTAAAAGTATTGTTTCTAGAGAGTTTTCTAAGAATTCCGAAAATTCTAATCCGGAAGTATTAGATAGCTCTGAGTCTGATAAAATCTCGGAAATCTTTTCCGAAGTAGAACCTGTTTTTTCTAAAGAAATTTTGCTGATTAAACAATTAACAGGACAAATAAAAGGAATACAAAAACAGGGAGTGCTGCTTGTTGGGGAGAAAATTTTTAGGATTCGAGAAATTCTTAAAGAAATAGGGTGTCTTGAGACAAGTTTCAGTAAATGGATCTCTCTGGTCTTTCCTACAAAGTCTTCAGCTTATAACGCTCTGGCTTATTATGAATTGTATATAAATTTGCCAAACCAAGTGTTAAAGCAAAAATTCCAGTCCATTCCATACAAAACTGCTTATATTTTAGCTTCTAGAAGGGCTGATATAAAGAAAAAGATTTCTGTAATGGAGATAATTCAAGGGATGGGTAATGAGAATGCCATTACAACCTTAAACCAATTTATTCCTTCAGCGAGAAACGGCCAGACAGGGGATAAAGAACGAGATCCTTTGGATTACTTGATTTACAAGAAAGCTTATGACTTAATGGTTTTAATTAAGAAAAGCCCCAAATTATCAACGTTGTCTAAAAAGATCTTAAGAGAAATTTTTTTGATATCTAAAAACTCTTAG